A single genomic interval of Microbulbifer variabilis harbors:
- a CDS encoding GNAT family N-acetyltransferase: MARLIQTDSKRLVLRQWREEDRGDFAHLNADTRVMRFFPCTLNRTKSNKLLNTLKEHIDEYGWGYWAVELKENGQFIGFAGIKHASAELPFSPSVVLGCRFIRDFWGRGYASEAAKAVFAVAFEQLNLTEVVGCTALQNLPSQRMMHGLGMSRDASIFDHPLVPENSPLRPHCLYRLSFDTWWEQIGGKSY; the protein is encoded by the coding sequence ATGGCCAGATTGATTCAGACTGATTCAAAGCGATTAGTCCTTCGCCAATGGCGAGAAGAGGATCGTGGTGATTTTGCTCATTTAAATGCAGATACTCGGGTTATGCGGTTCTTTCCCTGCACTCTGAACCGAACTAAAAGTAATAAGCTACTAAATACCCTTAAGGAACATATCGATGAATACGGGTGGGGGTACTGGGCGGTGGAATTGAAAGAGAATGGACAATTTATTGGTTTCGCTGGTATTAAACATGCTTCGGCTGAGTTGCCTTTCTCTCCAAGTGTGGTACTTGGTTGTCGCTTCATCAGGGATTTCTGGGGGCGGGGGTATGCCAGTGAAGCGGCCAAGGCTGTCTTTGCAGTAGCATTCGAACAATTAAATCTTACTGAGGTAGTGGGGTGTACCGCATTACAAAATCTTCCTTCACAAAGAATGATGCATGGCCTGGGTATGAGTCGTGACGCCTCAATCTTTGACCATCCACTGGTACCGGAAAACAGCCCCCTGCGGCCTCACTGTTTGTATCGGCTCTCGTTTGATACCTGGTGGGAGCAGATAGGCGGAAAATCCTATTAA
- a CDS encoding alpha/beta hydrolase, whose protein sequence is MMNLFRLKVIKAVLINILLLFSLPMAHAEFIKNTSKRPDNSTLYWSLEFPAHSESHGLLLIAQGSGCLPAIKNKTVQQVKKIAPKFAVLLVEKYGVTHADGPNDQFKDCSQAYVTNHTVEQRTRDVVQIVEELKGADWWNGKLVFFGGSEGGDVVARLAPKLNPDAAVVFSSGLGQSFAEVLKPLVPPHVATEVDAKLAYARTNPESVEVWGGNSMRWWADVVDRVPVNDLLDSHVPVLLIQGTEDKSSPVSSGRAARDAYTSAGRCELTYWEYPGYDHYMTDTDGVNHRREVFERVAGWIENTLLNGAPRCISGVKKIESN, encoded by the coding sequence ATGATGAATCTGTTTCGTTTAAAGGTAATAAAAGCTGTCCTTATAAATATTCTGCTGTTATTCAGTTTGCCAATGGCTCATGCGGAGTTCATAAAAAATACGAGTAAACGTCCAGATAACTCAACTCTTTATTGGTCTCTAGAATTTCCTGCCCACAGCGAGTCTCACGGCTTGTTACTGATCGCTCAGGGCTCAGGTTGTCTTCCTGCCATTAAGAATAAGACAGTACAGCAAGTTAAGAAGATTGCCCCAAAATTTGCCGTGCTATTGGTAGAGAAATACGGGGTTACCCATGCGGATGGCCCCAATGACCAATTTAAAGATTGCTCACAGGCTTATGTGACGAACCATACCGTTGAGCAGCGCACCCGGGATGTTGTGCAAATAGTCGAAGAGTTAAAGGGAGCTGACTGGTGGAATGGCAAGCTGGTTTTTTTTGGTGGCTCAGAGGGCGGTGATGTTGTTGCCCGTTTGGCCCCCAAATTAAATCCAGATGCGGCTGTAGTTTTCTCTAGTGGGCTTGGGCAATCTTTTGCAGAGGTACTTAAGCCCTTGGTTCCTCCTCATGTAGCGACAGAAGTCGATGCCAAACTCGCTTACGCACGGACGAATCCTGAAAGTGTAGAAGTCTGGGGGGGGAATTCTATGCGCTGGTGGGCCGATGTTGTCGATCGGGTACCAGTCAATGACTTATTAGATAGCCATGTTCCTGTCTTATTGATTCAGGGTACAGAAGATAAGTCCTCTCCTGTCAGCTCCGGCCGTGCAGCGCGTGATGCTTATACAAGCGCGGGGCGATGTGAATTAACTTATTGGGAGTATCCCGGTTACGATCACTATATGACTGATACCGATGGTGTGAATCACCGAAGAGAGGTTTTTGAACGAGTTGCTGGATGGATAGAAAATACCTTACTTAATGGAGCACCCAGATGTATATCCGGTGTAAAGAAAATAGAGAGCAATTGA
- the bla gene encoding subclass B3 metallo-beta-lactamase, with amino-acid sequence MRTKLAAIVMTVYASTTMAENFSVLPQLENYKVPESWRQPVAPLKIADNTWQIGTEGITSLLLKGKEGSILIDGGMEQTAEHLLENMRRLGVAPSDLKLILHSQAHADHVGSLAELKRVTGAQVVTNAESAVLMARGGANDIHFADELLYPPVKTDRILHDGEQVVLGNLRLRVHFIPGHTPGSMAWTWEDVADGKATDIAYVDSLTAPGYQLIDNSRYPNIVEDFRTSFARVRDLPCDLLLTPHAPASGWEFKNQAIQNKRVTCGQYAQKAEARLNKKLEAEKNSDD; translated from the coding sequence ATAAGAACCAAACTAGCCGCGATAGTAATGACAGTTTACGCCAGTACCACGATGGCTGAAAATTTCTCCGTATTGCCGCAACTGGAAAACTACAAAGTGCCAGAATCCTGGCGCCAGCCAGTAGCGCCTCTTAAAATAGCAGATAATACCTGGCAAATAGGTACAGAGGGAATTACCTCACTGTTATTAAAGGGCAAAGAGGGATCGATTCTAATTGACGGTGGCATGGAGCAGACGGCTGAGCATTTATTGGAGAATATGCGCAGGTTGGGAGTCGCCCCCTCGGATCTCAAGCTAATCTTGCACAGTCAGGCCCATGCAGACCACGTAGGTTCCTTAGCTGAGTTAAAACGCGTGACTGGTGCACAGGTAGTAACCAATGCCGAGTCGGCTGTGTTAATGGCTCGCGGTGGTGCCAATGATATTCACTTTGCCGACGAACTTTTATATCCCCCAGTAAAGACAGATCGTATTCTGCATGATGGCGAGCAAGTGGTTCTGGGAAATTTGCGTTTACGTGTACATTTTATCCCAGGTCATACACCGGGCAGTATGGCCTGGACCTGGGAAGATGTAGCTGATGGTAAAGCTACAGACATCGCTTATGTGGATAGCCTTACAGCGCCGGGTTATCAACTGATTGATAATAGCCGCTACCCCAATATCGTAGAGGACTTCCGCACAAGCTTCGCCCGTGTGCGCGATTTACCTTGTGATTTACTACTTACCCCTCATGCACCTGCCAGTGGCTGGGAGTTTAAAAACCAAGCTATACAGAACAAAAGGGTAACTTGTGGTCAATATGCACAGAAAGCAGAAGCAAGATTAAATAAAAAGCTAGAAGCTGAGAAAAATTCAGATGATTAA
- a CDS encoding MarR family winged helix-turn-helix transcriptional regulator — protein MFFLKDLPSQQMIEGYAKRFSVKDPTAVQGALTMMRDASLLLRELESYFTEHGTSQLRFLVMIVIDREPQRDSLLASEIAERIDVSRPVMTRTLKSMVEDELIAMEADSSDGRAKCVALTKGGKQFLQKILPGYFKTISKFMEELNK, from the coding sequence ATGTTTTTCCTCAAAGATCTTCCCTCGCAACAAATGATTGAAGGATATGCCAAACGTTTTTCAGTAAAAGATCCCACAGCCGTTCAGGGCGCACTTACCATGATGCGGGATGCAAGCCTGCTTTTACGAGAGCTGGAGAGCTATTTTACTGAGCACGGAACCTCCCAGCTGCGTTTCCTAGTAATGATCGTCATCGACCGGGAGCCACAAAGAGACAGTTTACTAGCTTCAGAAATTGCAGAACGAATTGATGTTTCTCGGCCGGTAATGACACGAACCTTGAAAAGTATGGTGGAAGATGAGCTTATCGCTATGGAAGCAGATTCCAGCGATGGTAGGGCAAAATGTGTAGCACTCACCAAGGGTGGAAAACAATTTTTACAGAAAATTTTGCCTGGGTATTTTAAGACAATTTCCAAATTTATGGAGGAACTGAACAAATGA
- a CDS encoding putative quinol monooxygenase: MNNHLFIIARIFPKTECFAQAKQAILSIVPNTLEEEGCLQFAVHQDGECLFLYEEWRSQEDLEKHYSMPYIAPIFEAYKEWLKEPVEINKLKRLA, encoded by the coding sequence ATGAATAATCACCTATTCATTATTGCCAGAATTTTCCCCAAGACAGAATGCTTTGCGCAAGCCAAACAGGCCATCTTATCCATAGTGCCAAATACCCTCGAAGAGGAGGGCTGCCTCCAGTTCGCAGTGCACCAGGATGGGGAATGCCTGTTTTTATACGAGGAGTGGCGTAGCCAGGAAGACTTAGAAAAGCATTACTCCATGCCCTATATCGCCCCGATATTCGAAGCCTATAAAGAGTGGTTAAAAGAGCCGGTGGAGATCAATAAGCTCAAGAGACTGGCCTAA